In the genome of Mugil cephalus isolate CIBA_MC_2020 chromosome 21, CIBA_Mcephalus_1.1, whole genome shotgun sequence, one region contains:
- the LOC124998714 gene encoding 1-phosphatidylinositol 4,5-bisphosphate phosphodiesterase beta-4-like isoform X1, translating to MTKSYEFNWQKHLPEFMQEGASFDRFDEDPYIFEPNCHVKVDEYGFFITWKSEGKEGQVLECSLINSIRVGAVPKDPKILSSFEAAGKTEADLEGCIICICSGTDLVNLNFMFMVAETPDTARKWIEGLRSVIHNFKANNVCPMTCLKKHWMRMCFLTNVNGKIPVRGITRTFASGKTEKGIFQALKDLGLPSGKNDEIEHSDFTFDIFYALTQKICPRTDIEELFKKINGNKTDYLTVDQLVSFLNENQRDPRLNEILFPFYDPKRAMQIIEKYERDEELKKKGHMSSDGFCRYLMSDENAPVFLDRLELYQDMDQPLAHYFISSSHNTYLTGRQFGGKSSVEMYRQVLLSGCRCVELDCWDGKGEDQEPIITHGKAMCTDILFKDVIQAIKETAFVTSDYPVILSFENHCSKPQQYKMAKYCEELFGEFLLKLPLENYPIEAGRPLPSPNDLKRKILIKNKRLKPEVEQKQLEAFKKHMEAGETNTPAIIMGEENEDETENGEKEAEDKDLNSEAPSSLSEATSEKEANSVSQSNAVSSRKEDERSNSIKKVPDDEVTEMSEATEATDATDISEASDQDNNKKGVEVAEDLEEALIAQYTYVGATTNIHPYLSAMVNYAQPVKFQSFDVAEERNIHHNMSSFNESVGLGYLKTNAIEFVNYNKRQMSRIYPKGGRVDSSNYMPQIFWNAGCQMVSLNFQTPDLAMQLNQGKFEYNGSCGYLLKPDFMRRSDRMFDPFSETPVDGVIAATCSVQVFSGQFLSDKKIGTYVEVDMYGLPTDTIRKEFRTRMVMNNGLNPAYNEEPFVFRKVILPDLAVLRIGVYDDNNKLIGQRLLPLDGLQAGYRHISLRNEGNKPLSLPTIFCQIILKTYVPDGFGAIVDALSDPKKFLTIAEKRADQMKALGIDTNDIADVPSGSSKNDKKGKGKGDTVKASVTPQASSDMAQTSNSAQNNTTETKKDNALVPNVSIEDLKQMKTYLKLIKKQQKELNTLKKKHSKDQNVMQKAHCTQVDKMVSQHDKEKTTVEKLLEKAIKKRGENNCQELKKETEDKIQTLIADHKAKVKDITAQHTKEWSELISSHSSEEQEMKDSHVTQQCEHLKKLLTSVQEQQTMQLKLIHERQSKEMRANQAKMSMENSKAISQDKSIKNKAERERRVRELNSSNTKKFLDERKRLAMKHQKEMEQLEKNQREQLEKLEKFNEQLLKSHHANKQVQGQGHAADGEAGGGDGPQTCHGGVSD from the exons ATGACGAAGTCCTACGAGTTCAACTGGCAGAAACACCTGCCTGAGTTCATGCAGGAAGGTGCCTCCTTCGACAGGTTTGATGAG GACCCGTACATCTTCGAGCCCAACTGTCATGTGAAAGTGGACGAGTACGGCTTTTTCATCACCTGGAAGAGTGAGGGAAAG GAAGGCCAGGTTCTTGAGTGTTCTCTCATCAACAGTATCCGTGTTGGTGCCGTCCCAAAG GACCCGAAGATCTTGTCGTCGTTCGAGGCTGCTGGAAAGACAGAGGCAGACCTGGAAGGATGCATCATCTGCATCTGCAGCGGCACAGACCTGGTCAACCTCAACTTCATGTTCATGGTGGCAGAGACCCCAGACACAGCTAGG AAATGGATCGAGGGTTTGAGGTCGGTGATTCACAACTTCAAGGCCAACAACGTCTGCCCAATGACATGCCTCAAGAAACA TTGGATGAGAATGTGCTTCCTGACTAATGTAAATGGGAAGATCCCTGTGAGAGG CATTACTCGGACGTTTGCGTCAGGGAAGACAGAGAAGGGGATCTTTCAGGCTCTGAAGGATCTCGGCCTTCCTAGTGGAAAG AATGATGAGATTGAACATTCAGATTTCACCTTTGACATTTTCTACGCACTCACGCAGAAGATCTGTCCTCGCACAGACATAGAGGAGCTCTTCAAGAAAAT CAATGGGAACAAAACTGATTATTTAACTGTAGACCAGTTAGTCAGCTTTCTGAATGAA AACCAGCGCGACCCAAGGTTAAATGAGATTCTGTTTCCGTTCTACGACCCAAAGAGAGCCATGCAGATTATCGAGAAATACGAGAGAgatgaagaactgaagaagaaag GTCACATGTCCAGTGATGGGTTCTGCCGGTACCTAATGTCAGACGAAAATGCCCCCGTGTTCCTGGATCGTCTGGAGCTGTACCAAGACATGGACCAGCCGCTGGCCCACTATTTCATCAGTTCTTCTCACAACACCTACCTGACAGGCCGACAGTTTGGAGGGAAGTCTTCGGTAGAGATGTACCGCCAAGTCCTGCTGTCTGGATGCAG ATGCGTGGAGCTGGACTGCTGGGATGGGAAAGGAGAGGACCAGGAACCCATCATTACTCATGGCAAAGCCATGTGCACAGACATCCTGTTCAAG GACGTCATCCAAGCCATCAAGGAGACAGCATTTGTCACATCAGACTACCCTGTTATTTTGTCCTTTGAAAATCACTGCAG TAAACCTCAGCAGTACAAGATGGCCAAGTACTGTGAGGAGCTCTTTGGTGAATTCCTCCTCAAACTGCCTCTGGAGAACTACCCG ATTGAAGCTGGCCGTCCATTACCTTCTCCAAATGACCTGAAGAGGAAAatcctcatcaaaaacaaacGCTTGAAACCTGAAGTTGAACAGA AGCAGCTTGAGGCCTTTAAGAAACACATGGAAGCAGGAGAGACCAACACCCCTGCCATCATTATGGGGGAGGAAAATGAAGATGAGACAGAGAACG gGGAAAAGGAGGCTGAGGATAAGGATTTAAATTCAGAGGCACCCAGCAGTCTGTCAGAAGCCACTAGTGAGAAAGAAGCCAACAGTGTTTCCCAGAGTAACGCTGTCAGCTCAAGGAAAGAAGATGAACGTAGCAACAGCATCAAGAAG GTGCCTGATGATGAGGTGACAGAGATGTCTGAAGCCACTGAAGCAACAGACGCCACAGATATTTCTGAAGCATCTGATcaagacaacaacaagaag GGAGTAGAGGTGGCAGAAGACCTTGAAGAGGCTCTGATAGCTCAGTACACCTACGTGGGAGCCACCACTAACATCCACCCCTATCTCTCTGCCATGGTCAATTATGCACAGCCTGTCAAGTTCCAAAGTTTTGATGTGGCAGAGG AGAGGAATATCCACCACAACATGTCATCTTTCAACGAGTCAGTTGGCCTAGGTTACCTGAAGACTAACGCCATCGAGTTTGTCAA CTACAACAAGCGTCAGATGAGCCGTATCTACCCCAAAGGGGGTCGGGTGGACTCCAGTAATTACATGCCTCAGATCTTCTGGAACGCAGGCTGCCAGATGGTCTCGCTCAACTTCCAGACCCCAG atCTGGCCATGCAGTTGAACCAGGGAAAGTTTGAGTACAACGGCTCCTGTGG GTACCTGCTGAAGCCTGATTTTATGCGGCGGTCAGACAGGATGTTTGACCCTTTCTCAGAGACACCGGTGGATGGCGTCATCGCTGCTACCTGCAGCGTACAG GTGTTCTCAGGACAGTTTCTCTCTGACAAGAAAATTGGCACCTATGTTGAGGTCGACATGTACGGGCTGCCGACCGACACCATACGGAAGGAGTTCCGCACGCGTATGGTGATGAACAATGGACTGAACCCTGCATACAACGAGGAGCCCTTCGTTTTCAGAAAG GTGATTTTACCGGATCTGGCAGTGTTGCGTATTGGAGTCtacgacgacaacaacaagcTGATTGGGCAGCGCCTCCTGCCTCTAGACGGCCTACAGGCTGGCTACCGTCATATCTCTCTGAGGAACGAAGGCAACAAGCCCCTGTCGTTGCCCACCATCTTCTGCCAAATCATCCTCAAGACCTACGTGCCCGACGGCTTCGGAG CTATCGTGGATGCTCTATCGGACCCAAAGAAGTTCTTGACCATAGCTGAAAAGAGGGCTGACCAGATGAAGGCACTGGGCATTGATACG AATGACATAGCAGATGTTCCTAGTGGAAGCTCAAAAAACGACAAAAAGGGAAAGGGTAAAGGAGACACGGTGAAAGCCAGTGTGACGCCACAAGCCAGTTCAGACATGGCCCAGACCTCCAACTCTGctcaaaataacacaacagagACTAAGAAGG atAATGCACTTGTGCCTAATGTCAGCATTGAAGACTTAAAGCAAATGAAG ACCTACcttaaactgattaaaaagcAACAGAAGGAGCTCaacactttaaagaaaaaacactcaaaG GATCAAAATGTAATGCAGAAAGCCCACTGCACCCAGGTGGATAAGATGGTGTCTCAGCACGATAAGGAGAAGACAACTGTGGAGAAACTATTAGAGAAAGCTATTAAGAAACGAGG TGAAAACAACTGCCAAGAGctgaaaaaagagacagaggataAAATCCAAACACTAATCGCTGATCATAAAGCCAAG GTAAAGGACATCACAGCGCAGCACACTAAAGAGTGGTCGGAGCTGATCAGCAGTCACAGCAGCGAGGAGCAGGAGATGAAGGACAGTCATGTCACCCAGCAGTGTGAACACCTCAAGAAGCTGCTGACCTCTGTCCAGGAGCAGCAGACCATGCAGCTCAAACTCATACATGAACG GCAGAGCAAAGAGATGCGTGCTAACCAGGCCAAAATGTCCATGGAAAACAGTAAAGCCATCAGCCAGGACAAGTCTATCAAAAACAAGGCTGAACGAGAGAG GAGAGTGCGGGAGTTAAACAGCAGCAACACCAAAAAGTTCCTGGATGAGAGGAAGAGG TTGGCCATGAAGCATCAGAAGGAgatggaacagctggagaaaaaCCAGAGAGAACAGTTGGAGAAACTGGAGAAGTTCAATGAGCAG CTTTTGAAATCACACCATGCAAACAAACAGGTTCAAG GCCAAGGACATGCAGCAGATggtgaagctggaggaggagatggaccGCAGACCTGCCACGGTGGTGTGAGCGACTGA
- the LOC124998714 gene encoding 1-phosphatidylinositol 4,5-bisphosphate phosphodiesterase beta-4-like isoform X2 translates to MTKSYEFNWQKHLPEFMQEGASFDRFDEDPYIFEPNCHVKVDEYGFFITWKSEGKEGQVLECSLINSIRVGAVPKDPKILSSFEAAGKTEADLEGCIICICSGTDLVNLNFMFMVAETPDTARKWIEGLRSVIHNFKANNVCPMTCLKKHWMRMCFLTNVNGKIPVRGITRTFASGKTEKGIFQALKDLGLPSGKNDEIEHSDFTFDIFYALTQKICPRTDIEELFKKINGNKTDYLTVDQLVSFLNENQRDPRLNEILFPFYDPKRAMQIIEKYERDEELKKKGHMSSDGFCRYLMSDENAPVFLDRLELYQDMDQPLAHYFISSSHNTYLTGRQFGGKSSVEMYRQVLLSGCRCVELDCWDGKGEDQEPIITHGKAMCTDILFKDVIQAIKETAFVTSDYPVILSFENHCSKPQQYKMAKYCEELFGEFLLKLPLENYPIEAGRPLPSPNDLKRKILIKNKRLKPEVEQKQLEAFKKHMEAGETNTPAIIMGEENEDETENGEKEAEDKDLNSEAPSSLSEATSEKEANSVSQSNAVSSRKEDERSNSIKKVPDDEVTEMSEATEATDATDISEASDQDNNKKGVEVAEDLEEALIAQYTYVGATTNIHPYLSAMVNYAQPVKFQSFDVAEERNIHHNMSSFNESVGLGYLKTNAIEFVNYNKRQMSRIYPKGGRVDSSNYMPQIFWNAGCQMVSLNFQTPDLAMQLNQGKFEYNGSCGYLLKPDFMRRSDRMFDPFSETPVDGVIAATCSVQVFSGQFLSDKKIGTYVEVDMYGLPTDTIRKEFRTRMVMNNGLNPAYNEEPFVFRKVILPDLAVLRIGVYDDNNKLIGQRLLPLDGLQAGYRHISLRNEGNKPLSLPTIFCQIILKTYVPDGFGAIVDALSDPKKFLTIAEKRADQMKALGIDTNDIADVPSGSSKNDKKGKGKGDTVKASVTPQASSDMAQTSNSAQNNTTETKKDNALVPNVSIEDLKQMKTYLKLIKKQQKELNTLKKKHSKDQNVMQKAHCTQVDKMVSQHDKEKTTVEKLLEKAIKKRGENNCQELKKETEDKIQTLIADHKAKVKDITAQHTKEWSELISSHSSEEQEMKDSHVTQQCEHLKKLLTSVQEQQTMQLKLIHERQSKEMRANQAKMSMENSKAISQDKSIKNKAERERRVRELNSSNTKKFLDERKRLAMKHQKEMEQLEKNQREQLEKLEKFNEQAKDMQQMVKLEEEMDRRPATVV, encoded by the exons ATGACGAAGTCCTACGAGTTCAACTGGCAGAAACACCTGCCTGAGTTCATGCAGGAAGGTGCCTCCTTCGACAGGTTTGATGAG GACCCGTACATCTTCGAGCCCAACTGTCATGTGAAAGTGGACGAGTACGGCTTTTTCATCACCTGGAAGAGTGAGGGAAAG GAAGGCCAGGTTCTTGAGTGTTCTCTCATCAACAGTATCCGTGTTGGTGCCGTCCCAAAG GACCCGAAGATCTTGTCGTCGTTCGAGGCTGCTGGAAAGACAGAGGCAGACCTGGAAGGATGCATCATCTGCATCTGCAGCGGCACAGACCTGGTCAACCTCAACTTCATGTTCATGGTGGCAGAGACCCCAGACACAGCTAGG AAATGGATCGAGGGTTTGAGGTCGGTGATTCACAACTTCAAGGCCAACAACGTCTGCCCAATGACATGCCTCAAGAAACA TTGGATGAGAATGTGCTTCCTGACTAATGTAAATGGGAAGATCCCTGTGAGAGG CATTACTCGGACGTTTGCGTCAGGGAAGACAGAGAAGGGGATCTTTCAGGCTCTGAAGGATCTCGGCCTTCCTAGTGGAAAG AATGATGAGATTGAACATTCAGATTTCACCTTTGACATTTTCTACGCACTCACGCAGAAGATCTGTCCTCGCACAGACATAGAGGAGCTCTTCAAGAAAAT CAATGGGAACAAAACTGATTATTTAACTGTAGACCAGTTAGTCAGCTTTCTGAATGAA AACCAGCGCGACCCAAGGTTAAATGAGATTCTGTTTCCGTTCTACGACCCAAAGAGAGCCATGCAGATTATCGAGAAATACGAGAGAgatgaagaactgaagaagaaag GTCACATGTCCAGTGATGGGTTCTGCCGGTACCTAATGTCAGACGAAAATGCCCCCGTGTTCCTGGATCGTCTGGAGCTGTACCAAGACATGGACCAGCCGCTGGCCCACTATTTCATCAGTTCTTCTCACAACACCTACCTGACAGGCCGACAGTTTGGAGGGAAGTCTTCGGTAGAGATGTACCGCCAAGTCCTGCTGTCTGGATGCAG ATGCGTGGAGCTGGACTGCTGGGATGGGAAAGGAGAGGACCAGGAACCCATCATTACTCATGGCAAAGCCATGTGCACAGACATCCTGTTCAAG GACGTCATCCAAGCCATCAAGGAGACAGCATTTGTCACATCAGACTACCCTGTTATTTTGTCCTTTGAAAATCACTGCAG TAAACCTCAGCAGTACAAGATGGCCAAGTACTGTGAGGAGCTCTTTGGTGAATTCCTCCTCAAACTGCCTCTGGAGAACTACCCG ATTGAAGCTGGCCGTCCATTACCTTCTCCAAATGACCTGAAGAGGAAAatcctcatcaaaaacaaacGCTTGAAACCTGAAGTTGAACAGA AGCAGCTTGAGGCCTTTAAGAAACACATGGAAGCAGGAGAGACCAACACCCCTGCCATCATTATGGGGGAGGAAAATGAAGATGAGACAGAGAACG gGGAAAAGGAGGCTGAGGATAAGGATTTAAATTCAGAGGCACCCAGCAGTCTGTCAGAAGCCACTAGTGAGAAAGAAGCCAACAGTGTTTCCCAGAGTAACGCTGTCAGCTCAAGGAAAGAAGATGAACGTAGCAACAGCATCAAGAAG GTGCCTGATGATGAGGTGACAGAGATGTCTGAAGCCACTGAAGCAACAGACGCCACAGATATTTCTGAAGCATCTGATcaagacaacaacaagaag GGAGTAGAGGTGGCAGAAGACCTTGAAGAGGCTCTGATAGCTCAGTACACCTACGTGGGAGCCACCACTAACATCCACCCCTATCTCTCTGCCATGGTCAATTATGCACAGCCTGTCAAGTTCCAAAGTTTTGATGTGGCAGAGG AGAGGAATATCCACCACAACATGTCATCTTTCAACGAGTCAGTTGGCCTAGGTTACCTGAAGACTAACGCCATCGAGTTTGTCAA CTACAACAAGCGTCAGATGAGCCGTATCTACCCCAAAGGGGGTCGGGTGGACTCCAGTAATTACATGCCTCAGATCTTCTGGAACGCAGGCTGCCAGATGGTCTCGCTCAACTTCCAGACCCCAG atCTGGCCATGCAGTTGAACCAGGGAAAGTTTGAGTACAACGGCTCCTGTGG GTACCTGCTGAAGCCTGATTTTATGCGGCGGTCAGACAGGATGTTTGACCCTTTCTCAGAGACACCGGTGGATGGCGTCATCGCTGCTACCTGCAGCGTACAG GTGTTCTCAGGACAGTTTCTCTCTGACAAGAAAATTGGCACCTATGTTGAGGTCGACATGTACGGGCTGCCGACCGACACCATACGGAAGGAGTTCCGCACGCGTATGGTGATGAACAATGGACTGAACCCTGCATACAACGAGGAGCCCTTCGTTTTCAGAAAG GTGATTTTACCGGATCTGGCAGTGTTGCGTATTGGAGTCtacgacgacaacaacaagcTGATTGGGCAGCGCCTCCTGCCTCTAGACGGCCTACAGGCTGGCTACCGTCATATCTCTCTGAGGAACGAAGGCAACAAGCCCCTGTCGTTGCCCACCATCTTCTGCCAAATCATCCTCAAGACCTACGTGCCCGACGGCTTCGGAG CTATCGTGGATGCTCTATCGGACCCAAAGAAGTTCTTGACCATAGCTGAAAAGAGGGCTGACCAGATGAAGGCACTGGGCATTGATACG AATGACATAGCAGATGTTCCTAGTGGAAGCTCAAAAAACGACAAAAAGGGAAAGGGTAAAGGAGACACGGTGAAAGCCAGTGTGACGCCACAAGCCAGTTCAGACATGGCCCAGACCTCCAACTCTGctcaaaataacacaacagagACTAAGAAGG atAATGCACTTGTGCCTAATGTCAGCATTGAAGACTTAAAGCAAATGAAG ACCTACcttaaactgattaaaaagcAACAGAAGGAGCTCaacactttaaagaaaaaacactcaaaG GATCAAAATGTAATGCAGAAAGCCCACTGCACCCAGGTGGATAAGATGGTGTCTCAGCACGATAAGGAGAAGACAACTGTGGAGAAACTATTAGAGAAAGCTATTAAGAAACGAGG TGAAAACAACTGCCAAGAGctgaaaaaagagacagaggataAAATCCAAACACTAATCGCTGATCATAAAGCCAAG GTAAAGGACATCACAGCGCAGCACACTAAAGAGTGGTCGGAGCTGATCAGCAGTCACAGCAGCGAGGAGCAGGAGATGAAGGACAGTCATGTCACCCAGCAGTGTGAACACCTCAAGAAGCTGCTGACCTCTGTCCAGGAGCAGCAGACCATGCAGCTCAAACTCATACATGAACG GCAGAGCAAAGAGATGCGTGCTAACCAGGCCAAAATGTCCATGGAAAACAGTAAAGCCATCAGCCAGGACAAGTCTATCAAAAACAAGGCTGAACGAGAGAG GAGAGTGCGGGAGTTAAACAGCAGCAACACCAAAAAGTTCCTGGATGAGAGGAAGAGG TTGGCCATGAAGCATCAGAAGGAgatggaacagctggagaaaaaCCAGAGAGAACAGTTGGAGAAACTGGAGAAGTTCAATGAGCAG GCCAAGGACATGCAGCAGATggtgaagctggaggaggagatggaccGCAGACCTGCCACGGTGGTGTGA
- the lamp5 gene encoding lysosome-associated membrane glycoprotein 5, which translates to MLRLSFSTTESARLLLLCVLGVLVSAVSAEQEGENLSGLSNNPDKAIFAVRENGTTCLMVEFAVKFLVPYDVLALNGIDLITEQASFTLPRSAEIEGKCGSTDSEIHISWKNNAYTLRIYFSKEFHDKGIEVWKISKVQFVYDTSETSHFINAYNPGKHTASTHRLSALVTPAGHSFVCTAQQTLTLISSDHQKGITVSMYDTQIQPFDIASDFMFSEPYKCITDQRERLEETLPLILGFILGLIIVITLTVYHFHLKLTAAQPQLPRDRSMYKNM; encoded by the exons ATGCTACGACTcagtttcagcaccacggagagCGCCCGACTTTTGCTGCTATGTGTGTTGG GTGTTCTGGTGTCCGCTGTGTCGGCGGAGCAGGAGGGGGAGAACCTGTCCGGTCTCTCCAACAACCCAGACAAAGCCATCTTCGCGGTCCGGGAGAACGGCACAACATGTCTGATGGTGGAGTTCGCCGTGAAATTCCTCGTGCCATATGACGTGCTGGCACTCAACGGGATAGAC CTGATCACAGAGCAGGCGTCGTTCACTTTGCCCCGTAGTGCAGAAATCGAGGGGAAATGTGGGAGCACGGATTCAGAGATCCACATCTCCTGGAAGAACAACGCGTACACCCTCCGCATCTACTTCTCTAAG GAGTTCCATGACAAGGGCATTGAAGTGTGGAAGATCAGCAAGGTCCAGTTTGTCTACGACACCTCGGAGACATCACATTTCATCAACGCATACAACC ctgggaAGCACACAGCCAGCACCCACCGCCTGTCGGCCCTGGTGACCCCAGCCGGGCACTCCTTTGTGTGCACAGCGCAGCAGACCTTGACCCTCATCTCCAGTGACCACCAGAAGGGCATAACCGTTTCTATGTATGACACCCAGATCCAGCCCTTTGACATCGCCTCCGACTTCATGTTCAGTGAAC CTTACAAGTGCATCACCGACCAGCGGGAGCGCCTCGAGGAGACCCTCCCCCTCATTCTGGGTTTCATTTTGGGCCTAATAATTGTCATCACGCTCACGGTCTACCACTTCCACCTCAAGCTGACTGCGGCTCAGCCCCAGCTTCCCAGAGATCGCTCCATGTACAAGAACATGTAG